A single Cannabis sativa cultivar Pink pepper isolate KNU-18-1 chromosome 7, ASM2916894v1, whole genome shotgun sequence DNA region contains:
- the LOC115697885 gene encoding vacuolar cation/proton exchanger 3: protein MASSINQQEPWQMENGQPKGLSREGRHGRTAHNMSSSSLRKKSDIKLVSKVPCALLRTFLANLQEVILGTKLSILFPAIPLAIAAHSFGFGRPWVFALSLLGLTPLAERVSFLTEQIAYYTGPTVGGLLNATCGNATEMIIAIFALAQGKIEVVKYSLLGSILSNLLLVLGTSLLCGGIANLGTQQKYDRRQADVNSVLLLLALLCQLLPMLFSYASASSAAVTLESTLQLSRASSIVMLMAYVAYLVFQLWTHRQLFEAEEDEREGENSSEEEAVIGFASGFVWLAGMTLVIALLSEYVVQTIEDASDTWGLSVSFLSIILLPIVGNAAEHAGAVIFAFKNKLDITLGVALGSATQIALFVVPLCVVVSWIMGIKMDLNFNLLETSSLAIAIIVTAFTLQDGTSHYLKGLVLLLCYVVIGACFFVSETPASNNGVNHINLELFRSA, encoded by the exons atggCTTCATCAATTAACCAACAAGAGCCATGGCAAATGGAAAATGGTCAACCAAAGGGACTAAGCAGAGAAGGAAGACATGGGAGAACAGCACACAACATGTCATCTTCTTCTCTTAGAAAGAAATCTGACATTAAACTTGTGTCTAAAGTCCCTTGTGCCCTTCTTAGAACCTTCTTGGCTAATCTTCAAGAGGTCATTTTGGGAACAAAGCTTTCTATTCTCTTTCCTGCCATTCCTTTAGCCATTGCTGCTCACTCTTTTGGATTTGGAAGA CCATGGGTCTTTGCTTTGAGCTTGCTTGGACTAACTCCATTGGCTGAACGTGTCAGCTTCCTCACAGa acaAATAGCTTATTACACTGGTCCAACAG TGGGAGGGCTTCTAAATGCAACATGTGGCAATGCAACTGAGATGATAATAGCAATATTTGCATTAGCCCAAGGCAAAATTGAGGTGGTCAAATACTCTCTCTTAGGCTCCATACTCTCAAACCTACTCCTTGTTCTTGGTACCTCTCTTTTATGTGGTGGAATTGCCAACCTTGGTACTCAACAAAAATATGACAGA AGACAGGCGGATGTGAACTCGGTACTACTCCTGTTGGCGCTGTTGTGCCAGTTGCTGCCGATGTTGTTCAGCTACGCCTCGGCTTCATCGGCTGCAGTCACACTTGAGTCGACGCTGCAGCTTTCGCGAGCCAGCAGCATTGTCATGCTCATGGCTTATGTGGCTTACCTTGTCTTTCAGCTCTGGACTCATCGCCAGTTGTTCGAAGCTGAAGag gATGAAAGGGAGGGTGAGAATTCATCGGAAGAAGAGGCTGTGATTGGATTTGCAAGTGGATTTGTTTGGTTAGCTGGAATGACTCTAGTCATTGCTTTGTTGTCCGAGTATGTAGTACAAACAATTgag gatGCATCGGACACTTGGGGTTTGTCAGTAAGCTTTCTAAGCATAATTTTGCTACCAATTGTTGGAAACGCAGCTGAACATGCTGGTGCTGTTATCTTTGCTTTCAAAAACAAGTTG GATATTACATTGGGTGTTGCATTAGGATCAGCTACTCAAATTGCCCTATTTGTG GTCCCATTGTGTGTTGTTGTTTCTTGGATTATGGGAATTAAGATGGATCTCAACTTTAATCTCCTTGAAACCAGTTCTCTTGCCATAGCTATAATTGTCACAGCTTTTACTCTacaa GATGGAACTTCTCACTACTTGAAGGGCCTTGTTCTTTTGCTATGCTATGTTGTCATTGGAGCCTGCTTTTTTGTATCCGAAACCCCAGCAAGCA ACAATGGAGTTAATCACATCAACTTGGAACTCTTCAGATCAGCTTAA